One genomic window of Haemophilus haemolyticus includes the following:
- the ilvG gene encoding acetolactate synthase 2 catalytic subunit, with amino-acid sequence MTGAQLIMECLKSHHVTTLFGYPGGAIMPTYDALYDAGLDHLLCRNEQGAAIAAIGYARSTGKVGVCIATSGPGATNLVTGLGDAMMDSIPVVAITGQVSSPLIGTDAFQEADVLGLSLACTKHSFIVQSADELADVFAEAFEIAQSGRPGPVLIDVPRDIQVGKVPVNIKAYVKTLEKPTALSVDKLAEAKELLKNAKKPVLYVGGGVGMAKAVPALREFLTQTQMPSVSTLKGLGAIDPNDDVYMGMIGMHGTKAANFAVQESDLLLVCGARFDDRVTGKLDTFAPHAKVIHCDIDAAEIHKLRRADVALQGDLIQALNALKQELDIEPWREQIRNFKAKLDFTYLENQGNRPIDPWALLNTLSNRKPNNAVICTDVGQHQMWSAQHMKHFSPENYITSAGFGTMGFGLPAAVGAKKARPQDEVILVTGDGSLMMNIQELGSIKRGNLPVKILLLDNQRLGMVRQWQDLFWNKRRSETILDDNPDFVMLANAFGIPAERIESADDVDAALNRLLNSKTAYLLQVCIPPDECVWPLVPPGACNADMVEEMN; translated from the coding sequence ATGACAGGTGCACAACTCATCATGGAGTGCCTGAAATCACACCATGTTACGACTCTTTTCGGCTATCCAGGCGGCGCAATCATGCCAACCTACGATGCCCTTTATGACGCAGGCTTAGATCACTTACTTTGTCGTAATGAACAAGGGGCTGCCATCGCAGCGATCGGTTATGCTCGTTCCACAGGAAAAGTAGGCGTCTGTATTGCAACATCAGGCCCTGGCGCCACCAATTTAGTTACTGGATTAGGCGATGCCATGATGGACTCCATTCCCGTTGTAGCCATTACCGGTCAAGTTTCCTCCCCATTAATCGGCACGGATGCGTTCCAAGAAGCCGATGTTCTAGGACTTTCTCTTGCTTGCACTAAACACAGCTTTATCGTTCAAAGTGCGGATGAATTAGCCGATGTTTTTGCGGAAGCCTTTGAAATTGCCCAAAGCGGACGCCCCGGCCCAGTTCTTATTGATGTGCCTCGTGATATTCAAGTTGGTAAAGTACCTGTAAATATAAAAGCCTACGTTAAAACACTAGAAAAACCGACCGCACTTTCAGTAGATAAACTCGCTGAAGCAAAAGAATTATTAAAAAATGCTAAAAAACCGGTGCTTTATGTGGGTGGCGGCGTTGGTATGGCGAAGGCTGTTCCTGCCCTACGCGAATTTTTAACCCAGACTCAAATGCCATCTGTCTCAACTCTAAAAGGTTTAGGTGCAATTGATCCAAACGATGATGTGTATATGGGAATGATTGGTATGCATGGTACGAAAGCTGCTAATTTTGCCGTGCAAGAAAGTGATTTATTACTCGTATGCGGTGCTCGTTTTGACGATCGTGTAACAGGTAAACTCGATACCTTTGCTCCTCACGCTAAAGTGATTCATTGTGATATTGATGCAGCGGAAATTCATAAATTACGCCGTGCAGATGTTGCCCTACAAGGGGATTTAATCCAAGCACTTAATGCACTCAAACAAGAGCTTGATATTGAACCTTGGCGTGAACAAATCAGAAATTTCAAAGCAAAATTAGATTTCACTTATCTTGAAAATCAAGGCAATCGCCCGATTGATCCTTGGGCATTACTCAACACCCTATCTAATAGAAAACCAAATAATGCGGTAATTTGTACCGATGTAGGTCAGCATCAAATGTGGTCAGCGCAACATATGAAGCATTTTTCGCCAGAGAACTACATTACTTCGGCAGGTTTCGGCACAATGGGCTTTGGCTTACCCGCTGCTGTGGGGGCAAAAAAAGCACGCCCACAAGATGAAGTCATTTTGGTTACGGGTGATGGCTCACTCATGATGAATATCCAAGAATTGGGTTCAATCAAACGTGGCAATTTACCGGTAAAAATTTTGCTATTGGATAACCAACGCTTAGGTATGGTTCGCCAATGGCAGGATTTATTCTGGAATAAACGTCGCAGTGAAACCATTTTAGATGACAACCCAGATTTTGTAATGCTTGCTAACGCGTTCGGTATTCCTGCAGAACGTATTGAGTCCGCCGATGATGTGGATGCAGCACTCAACCGATTATTAAACAGCAAAACAGCCTATTTATTACAAGTATGTATTCCACCTGATGAATGTGTATGGCCACTTGTGCCACCGGGTGCATGTAACGCGGATATGGTAGAGGAGATGAACTAA
- the ilvM gene encoding acetolactate synthase 2 small subunit, whose amino-acid sequence MNEYKLELVTRHRPEVLERILRVARHRGFTVTTMEMTLIETQVRLKITVKSDRTLDLLVNQLAKLPDVLEIK is encoded by the coding sequence ATGAATGAATATAAACTTGAACTCGTCACTCGCCATCGTCCTGAAGTATTGGAACGCATTTTACGAGTAGCACGCCACCGCGGTTTCACCGTTACAACAATGGAAATGACACTAATTGAAACCCAAGTGCGGTTAAAAATCACCGTAAAATCTGACCGCACTTTAGATCTATTAGTGAATCAGTTGGCGAAATTGCCAGATGTGCTGGAGATAAAATAA
- a CDS encoding cytochrome-c peroxidase, translating into MKKYFLSLFALPIFCFAQEEPINPALLGLGQAFFFDKSLSYNKTQSCSTCHMPAAAFADLRENDIDKMVSQGDDPTKFGNRNTPTAIYAKYSPDFHFDEKIKDYVGGQFWDGRAKHLAEQAGGPPINPVEMGMKDKASVVKRIAENQAVKDYITKHWGAEIWQDDEKIYAIMEQALAAFQQLDLFAQFSSKYDRTLAGQDKFTEQEALGKALFFDKEKTTCSNCHQMNEKDHREETFTNYRYFNLGVPKNEALIAHNKLGQDWVDNGLLDNPMVKGDIAQKGKFKVPTLRNVAVTAPYMHNGVFKELRTVLLFLDSHNNPERKINPETGKPWSAAEYAPTISHNDLKGKPLTDAEIDALEAFLKTLTDAAYDKGGE; encoded by the coding sequence ATGAAAAAATATTTCTTGTCATTATTTGCCTTACCTATTTTTTGTTTTGCTCAAGAAGAACCCATAAATCCCGCATTACTTGGATTAGGTCAGGCTTTCTTTTTTGATAAATCACTTTCTTACAATAAAACACAGAGTTGTTCTACTTGCCATATGCCTGCAGCCGCTTTTGCGGATTTACGTGAAAATGATATAGATAAAATGGTTTCGCAAGGCGATGATCCGACAAAGTTTGGTAATCGCAATACACCAACGGCCATTTATGCAAAATATTCCCCTGATTTTCATTTTGATGAAAAAATTAAGGATTATGTTGGCGGTCAATTTTGGGATGGTCGAGCAAAACATTTAGCTGAACAGGCGGGGGGACCTCCAATCAATCCTGTTGAAATGGGCATGAAAGATAAAGCCAGCGTGGTAAAACGTATTGCCGAAAATCAGGCAGTGAAAGATTACATTACCAAGCATTGGGGCGCAGAAATTTGGCAAGATGATGAGAAAATTTACGCCATTATGGAACAGGCACTGGCTGCATTTCAGCAATTAGATTTGTTTGCTCAATTCAGTTCTAAATATGACCGCACCTTGGCAGGGCAAGATAAATTTACTGAGCAAGAGGCATTAGGCAAGGCGTTATTTTTTGATAAAGAAAAAACAACTTGCAGTAATTGTCATCAGATGAATGAAAAAGATCATCGTGAAGAAACTTTTACAAATTATCGTTATTTCAATCTCGGCGTGCCAAAAAATGAGGCACTGATTGCTCACAATAAATTAGGTCAAGATTGGGTGGATAATGGATTGTTAGATAATCCAATGGTGAAAGGTGATATTGCTCAAAAAGGCAAATTTAAAGTACCGACATTGCGTAATGTCGCCGTTACTGCGCCTTATATGCATAACGGCGTATTTAAAGAGCTGCGTACCGTATTATTATTTTTGGATAGCCATAACAATCCTGAGCGTAAGATAAATCCTGAAACGGGTAAACCTTGGTCGGCAGCGGAATATGCTCCAACGATAAGCCATAATGATCTTAAAGGTAAACCGCTTACTGATGCAGAAATTGATGCGTTGGAAGCGTTTTTAAAAACGCTGACTGATGCTGCCTATGATAAAGGCGGTGAGTGA
- a CDS encoding nitric-oxide reductase large subunit, giving the protein MGQYKKFWYLLVAVLIGAFSILGYYGFEVYREAPPIPQQYVSESGEKVITHDDILHGQTAWQTTGGMQVGSVWGHGAYQAPDWTADWLHRELTNWLDITANQEFGKNFADLNDEQQTLLKARLTKEYRGSKVENGTVVLSNTRLAAMEKTAQYYISLYGDDPATKVTREHFAMKDNTLPDLQARKDLAKFFFWTAWTASAERPNTHASYTNNWPHEPLINNVPTPENVIWSIASVVFLIAGIGFVVWIWSFKKREDEKEPPTPEFDPLTKLQLTPSQRALGKYLFTVLALFLLQVNLGAIVAHYTVEGQEFYGIDISQYFPYSLIRTWHIQSALFWIAMAFLAGGLFLAPIINGGKDPKFQKLGVDILYWALVVLVIGSFTGSYLAIAHILPEEWSFMFGHQGYEFIDLGRFWQAVKFAGILFWLVLMLRGTVNAFKQPGDKNLLALFFASVIAIGLFYGPALFYGEHTHISVMEYWRWWVVHLWVEGFFEVFSVAALSFIFVSLGLVSRRTATVATITEAALFLIGGIPGTFHHLYFAGATTPIIAVGASFSALEVVPLVLLGHEAWEHWAMKQKAPWMDRLKWPIYCFVAVAFWNMLGAGVFGFLINPPISLYYVQGLNTTAVHAHAALFGVYGFLALGFVFLIARYLRPNTPFNDKLMKWGFWLLNGGLVLMIVSSLLPIGVIQGYASISEGLWYARSEEFMQQSLFDTLRWVRLGGDVVFIFGALAFFWQIFTMIFFRPKHT; this is encoded by the coding sequence ATGGGACAGTATAAAAAGTTCTGGTACCTATTAGTCGCCGTATTGATTGGAGCCTTCTCCATCCTCGGTTACTATGGGTTTGAAGTTTATCGTGAAGCACCGCCAATTCCGCAACAATATGTTTCTGAATCTGGCGAAAAAGTGATTACGCACGATGATATTTTACATGGTCAAACCGCTTGGCAAACTACAGGCGGTATGCAAGTGGGGTCAGTTTGGGGCCATGGTGCATATCAAGCACCAGACTGGACAGCAGATTGGCTTCACCGTGAACTAACTAACTGGTTAGACATTACAGCGAATCAAGAGTTTGGTAAAAACTTCGCTGATTTAAATGATGAACAACAAACTTTATTAAAAGCGCGTTTAACCAAAGAATATCGCGGTAGTAAAGTTGAAAACGGTACCGTTGTGCTTTCGAACACCCGTTTAGCAGCAATGGAAAAAACGGCACAATACTACATTTCTTTATACGGTGACGATCCTGCTACTAAAGTCACTCGTGAACACTTTGCCATGAAGGATAATACCCTTCCTGACTTACAAGCGCGTAAAGACTTAGCTAAATTCTTCTTCTGGACAGCATGGACTGCCTCAGCTGAACGTCCAAATACTCATGCAAGTTATACCAACAACTGGCCACATGAGCCGTTAATCAACAACGTACCAACACCAGAAAACGTCATTTGGTCTATTGCAAGTGTCGTATTCCTCATTGCAGGTATTGGTTTCGTGGTATGGATTTGGTCATTCAAAAAACGTGAAGATGAAAAAGAACCACCAACACCTGAGTTCGATCCACTTACAAAGTTACAACTTACCCCCTCTCAACGCGCATTAGGCAAATATCTCTTTACCGTGCTTGCATTATTCTTACTGCAAGTAAACTTAGGGGCCATTGTTGCTCACTATACCGTTGAAGGTCAAGAATTCTATGGTATTGATATTTCGCAATATTTTCCTTATTCATTAATACGTACTTGGCATATTCAATCAGCCTTATTCTGGATTGCGATGGCCTTCCTTGCTGGTGGTTTATTCCTTGCACCAATCATTAATGGTGGTAAAGATCCAAAATTCCAGAAATTAGGCGTAGATATTCTATACTGGGCATTAGTAGTATTAGTAATAGGTTCATTCACTGGTAGCTACTTAGCGATTGCTCATATTCTTCCTGAAGAATGGAGCTTTATGTTCGGTCACCAAGGTTACGAATTCATTGACTTAGGCCGTTTCTGGCAAGCGGTGAAATTTGCAGGTATCTTATTCTGGTTAGTATTAATGCTTCGCGGTACAGTGAACGCATTCAAACAACCGGGTGATAAAAACTTATTAGCGTTATTCTTCGCTTCTGTTATTGCAATCGGCTTATTCTATGGCCCTGCATTATTCTACGGCGAGCATACTCACATTTCTGTGATGGAATACTGGCGCTGGTGGGTAGTTCACCTATGGGTAGAAGGCTTCTTTGAAGTGTTCTCTGTAGCGGCGCTTTCATTCATCTTCGTAAGTTTAGGTTTAGTTTCACGTCGTACTGCGACGGTGGCAACCATTACTGAAGCAGCGTTGTTCTTAATCGGCGGTATTCCTGGTACGTTCCACCACCTATACTTCGCAGGTGCAACCACACCAATTATCGCAGTAGGTGCGTCATTCTCAGCACTTGAAGTGGTTCCATTAGTGTTATTAGGTCATGAAGCTTGGGAACATTGGGCAATGAAACAAAAGGCACCTTGGATGGATCGTTTAAAATGGCCTATTTACTGCTTCGTAGCCGTTGCATTCTGGAATATGTTAGGTGCGGGTGTATTTGGTTTCTTAATCAACCCACCGATTTCACTCTACTATGTTCAAGGCTTGAACACGACTGCCGTTCACGCTCACGCTGCATTATTCGGCGTATATGGCTTCTTAGCATTAGGCTTCGTATTCTTAATCGCTCGTTACTTACGTCCAAATACACCATTTAACGATAAGTTAATGAAATGGGGCTTCTGGTTATTAAACGGCGGTTTAGTACTGATGATAGTATCAAGCTTACTACCTATCGGTGTTATCCAAGGATATGCAAGTATCTCTGAAGGCTTATGGTATGCACGTAGTGAAGAATTTATGCAACAATCATTATTCGATACCTTACGTTGGGTTCGTTTAGGTGGTGACGTAGTATTCATCTTCGGTGCACTAGCCTTCTTCTGGCAAATCTTTACGATGATTTTCTTCAGACCTAAACATACTTAG
- a CDS encoding methionine/alanine import family NSS transporter small subunit, which translates to MSTGAIIMMIVSLALVWGGLVYALIRLPKEE; encoded by the coding sequence ATGAGTACTGGTGCAATTATTATGATGATCGTGTCTCTCGCTTTGGTATGGGGTGGATTGGTTTACGCTCTGATTCGATTACCAAAAGAAGAATAA
- the rmuC gene encoding DNA recombination protein RmuC, translating into MSENLWLFSLLATVVLLILLLILRQQKYTYLHQELSKTTQDYNQLASKFDELTSIKNQLEQQTIKAQTESQGLLVRLNERDEKIHYLTQELDEEQARHSAIAEQITALKERFGIASAQAESLNAQLQHSQIQLSRKEQEQQHLTEKLTALSQELTGLKTTLVEKEKHFSEQQQNFELSKQQLSVEFQNLSNRILDEKSRSFSQSNQTALETLLKPFREQIEGFQKRVNEIHSESVKGNAGLEAEIKKVLEIGLNMSQEASNLTSALKGEKKTLGNWGEVQLERTLQLAGLEENVHYRAQAHFKDEQGGRNYPDFVLNLPDEKHLIIDSKMSLVAYESAVNSEDDFERERLLKEHISALKSHINDLHKKDYSNLIGMRSPNFVLMFIAVEPAYIEALKSDPALFNYGYERNVIMVSHTTLMPILRTVANLWRIERGNAEAKEIAEKAGEIYNQICLVAERLSKLGNTLSTVSNQYNSTVTALVGQQGLVGKVERFKTLSAKANKTMPEVDVLNNQLDLARLDTLN; encoded by the coding sequence ATGTCAGAGAATTTGTGGCTTTTTAGCTTGTTAGCAACCGTTGTTCTATTGATTTTATTGCTTATTCTACGCCAGCAAAAATATACATATCTTCATCAAGAATTATCGAAAACGACTCAAGATTATAATCAACTTGCCAGTAAATTTGATGAACTTACCAGCATCAAAAATCAGCTAGAGCAGCAAACCATCAAAGCTCAAACAGAAAGCCAAGGCTTGTTAGTTCGACTCAATGAGCGTGATGAAAAAATTCACTATCTTACCCAAGAATTAGATGAGGAGCAGGCTCGCCATTCCGCCATCGCGGAGCAAATTACTGCATTAAAAGAACGTTTCGGGATCGCTTCTGCGCAAGCTGAAAGTTTGAATGCCCAGTTGCAACATAGCCAAATCCAACTATCTCGTAAAGAACAGGAACAACAACATTTAACCGAAAAATTGACCGCACTTTCCCAAGAGTTAACAGGATTAAAAACAACGTTAGTAGAAAAAGAAAAACATTTTTCCGAGCAACAACAGAACTTTGAACTATCCAAGCAGCAGTTAAGCGTGGAATTTCAAAATCTATCCAATCGGATTTTGGATGAAAAAAGTCGCTCATTTAGTCAATCAAATCAAACTGCCTTGGAAACGTTGCTCAAGCCTTTCCGTGAGCAAATTGAAGGTTTCCAAAAACGTGTTAATGAAATTCACTCCGAATCCGTAAAGGGTAATGCAGGCTTGGAAGCGGAAATTAAAAAAGTATTAGAAATCGGTCTAAATATGTCGCAAGAGGCGAGTAATTTAACTTCTGCACTGAAAGGCGAAAAGAAAACTTTAGGTAACTGGGGCGAAGTGCAATTAGAACGAACTTTGCAACTGGCTGGACTTGAAGAAAATGTGCATTACCGCGCGCAAGCGCATTTTAAGGACGAGCAAGGTGGACGCAATTATCCTGATTTTGTGTTGAATTTACCTGATGAAAAACACTTAATTATTGACAGCAAAATGTCATTGGTGGCTTACGAAAGTGCGGTGAATTCTGAGGACGATTTTGAACGTGAGCGTTTACTAAAAGAACATATATCCGCATTGAAAAGCCATATTAATGATCTGCATAAAAAAGATTACAGCAATCTTATTGGTATGCGTAGCCCGAATTTTGTTCTTATGTTTATTGCGGTGGAGCCCGCATATATTGAGGCTTTAAAATCTGATCCTGCCTTATTTAATTACGGTTATGAACGTAATGTCATTATGGTCTCTCACACTACGTTAATGCCGATTTTACGCACCGTAGCAAACCTGTGGCGCATCGAACGCGGTAATGCAGAGGCAAAAGAAATCGCTGAAAAAGCAGGCGAAATCTACAACCAAATTTGCTTGGTCGCAGAACGTTTAAGTAAGCTCGGCAATACGCTTTCCACCGTCAGCAACCAATACAACAGCACGGTCACCGCACTTGTGGGACAGCAAGGCTTGGTAGGCAAAGTAGAACGATTTAAAACCCTTTCCGCAAAAGCGAATAAAACGATGCCAGAGGTGGATGTATTGAATAATCAACTGGATTTGGCTAGGTTGGATACGTTGAACTAA
- a CDS encoding sodium-dependent transporter has product MAHSAQKAQKRETFSGRRAFIMAAIGSAVGLGNIWRFPYTTYENGGGAFIIPYLIALLTAGIPLLFLDYAIGHRNRGGAPLSYRRVSPHFEVFGWWQMMVNVIIGLYYAVVLGWAASYTYFSFTGAWGDKPIDFFIGEFLKMGDIKNGVSFEFVGMVTGPLIAMWIVALGVLSMGVQKGIAKASSVLMPVLVVMFMALVIYSLFLPGATKGLDALFTPDWSKLSNPSVWIAAYGQIFFSLSIGFGIMVTYASYLKKESDLTGSGLVVGFANSSFEVLAGIGVFAALGFIATAQGQEVSEVAKGGIGLAFFAFPIIINKAPFGEVLGVLFFGSLTFAALTSFISVIEVIISAIQDKIRISRGKVTFIVGVPMMFVSVILFGTTTGLPMLDVFDKFVNYFGIVAVAFASLIAIVANEKLGLLGNHLNETSSFKVGFFWRLCIVLTSGVLAFMLFSEGAKVFSEGYEGYPNWFVNTFGWGMSISLLVVAFFLSRLKWKSEIKLTVDETKGE; this is encoded by the coding sequence ATGGCGCACTCAGCCCAAAAAGCGCAAAAGCGTGAGACTTTTTCTGGTCGTCGTGCATTTATTATGGCAGCGATTGGTTCGGCCGTCGGTCTTGGTAATATTTGGCGTTTCCCTTATACCACTTATGAAAATGGTGGTGGAGCATTTATCATCCCTTACCTTATCGCGTTATTAACTGCAGGGATTCCTCTTTTATTTTTAGATTATGCAATTGGTCACCGCAATCGTGGTGGTGCACCACTTTCTTATCGCCGTGTTAGCCCGCACTTTGAGGTATTTGGTTGGTGGCAAATGATGGTGAATGTCATCATCGGATTATATTACGCTGTGGTATTAGGCTGGGCGGCAAGCTACACATATTTTTCTTTCACTGGCGCATGGGGCGATAAACCAATCGATTTCTTCATCGGTGAATTCTTAAAAATGGGTGACATTAAAAACGGTGTGAGTTTTGAATTTGTCGGTATGGTAACAGGCCCATTAATTGCAATGTGGATTGTTGCGTTAGGCGTGCTTTCTATGGGCGTTCAAAAAGGGATTGCTAAAGCATCTTCTGTATTAATGCCAGTGCTCGTTGTGATGTTTATGGCGCTTGTGATTTATTCCTTATTCTTACCAGGTGCGACAAAAGGTTTAGATGCATTATTTACGCCAGATTGGTCGAAACTTTCTAATCCAAGTGTGTGGATTGCAGCCTATGGGCAAATCTTCTTCTCTCTTTCAATCGGCTTTGGGATTATGGTGACTTATGCCTCTTATCTTAAAAAAGAATCCGATTTGACTGGCAGCGGCTTGGTTGTAGGTTTTGCTAACAGTAGCTTTGAAGTGTTAGCGGGTATCGGCGTATTTGCAGCATTAGGCTTTATTGCAACAGCGCAAGGTCAAGAAGTCAGCGAAGTGGCAAAAGGCGGAATTGGTTTAGCATTTTTTGCGTTCCCAATCATCATCAATAAAGCACCATTTGGTGAAGTGCTAGGCGTATTGTTCTTTGGATCATTAACCTTTGCGGCATTAACTTCATTCATCTCTGTAATTGAAGTAATTATCTCTGCAATTCAAGATAAAATTCGTATTAGTCGTGGGAAAGTAACGTTTATCGTGGGCGTACCAATGATGTTCGTTTCTGTCATTTTATTCGGCACGACAACTGGCTTACCAATGTTAGATGTGTTCGATAAATTCGTAAACTATTTCGGTATTGTTGCAGTAGCGTTTGCTTCTTTAATTGCGATTGTGGCAAATGAAAAACTCGGTTTATTGGGTAATCACTTAAATGAAACGTCATCTTTCAAAGTTGGTTTCTTCTGGCGTTTATGCATTGTATTAACGAGTGGTGTTTTAGCATTCATGCTTTTCAGCGAAGGGGCAAAAGTCTTCTCTGAAGGTTACGAGGGTTATCCAAACTGGTTCGTAAACACCTTTGGTTGGGGGATGTCCATTAGCTTGCTTGTCGTGGCATTCTTCCTTTCTCGCTTAAAATGGAAAAGCGAAATTAAGTTAACCGTTGATGAAACTAAAGGAGAATAA
- the ilvD gene encoding dihydroxy-acid dehydratase → MPKLRSATSTQGRNMAGARALWRATGMKENDFGKPIIAVVNSFTQFVPGHVHLKDMGQLVAAEIEKAGGVAKEFNTIAVDDGIAMGHGGMLYSLPSRDLISDSVEYMVNAHCADAMVCISNCDKITPGMLMAAMRLNIPTIFVSGGPMEAGKTKLSDQLIRLDLVDAMIEAADPNVSDERIDAIERSACPTCGSCSGMFTANSMNCLTEALGLSLPGNGSMLATHADRKELFLKAGRQIVELCKRYYEQDDESILPRSIGTFEAFENAMSLDIAMGGSSNTVLHLLAAAQEAGVDFQMADIDRLSRVVPCLSKIAPNTNKYHMEDVHRAGGIMGLLGELDRAGLIHRNTKTVLGTTLEEQLNQYDIIRNKDEELHKFFRAGPAGIRTTQAFSQDCRWDTVDNDRVNGCIRNKENAISQEGGLAVLFGNLAEDGCIVKTAGVDESIWKFTGTAIVFESQEDAVAGILGGKVKEGHVVVIRYEGPKGGPGMQEMLYPTSYLKSMGLGKKCALLTDGRFSGGTSGLSIGHASPEAASGGAIGLVRDGDIINIDIPNRAINLEISNEELAARRAEQDQKGWQPANREREVSFALKVFGHFATSADKGAVRDKTLLK, encoded by the coding sequence ATGCCAAAACTACGTTCAGCGACTAGTACACAAGGTCGTAATATGGCAGGCGCACGTGCCTTATGGCGTGCGACAGGAATGAAAGAAAATGACTTTGGTAAACCGATTATTGCGGTGGTGAACTCTTTCACCCAATTTGTGCCAGGGCATGTTCATTTAAAAGATATGGGACAGCTTGTTGCAGCTGAAATTGAAAAAGCTGGCGGCGTAGCAAAAGAATTTAACACCATTGCGGTGGATGATGGTATCGCAATGGGTCACGGTGGAATGCTTTATTCTTTACCAAGCCGTGATTTAATCTCAGATAGCGTGGAATATATGGTTAATGCGCACTGTGCTGATGCGATGGTGTGTATTTCCAACTGTGACAAAATCACCCCGGGAATGTTGATGGCGGCAATGCGTTTGAACATTCCGACAATTTTTGTCTCAGGCGGCCCGATGGAAGCAGGTAAAACTAAACTTTCTGATCAATTAATCCGCTTAGATTTGGTTGATGCGATGATTGAAGCAGCCGATCCGAATGTGTCAGATGAACGCATTGATGCCATTGAGCGTAGTGCGTGCCCAACTTGTGGTTCTTGCTCAGGAATGTTTACCGCTAACTCTATGAATTGCTTAACTGAAGCGTTAGGTTTATCTTTACCAGGCAATGGTTCTATGTTGGCGACCCATGCTGACCGCAAAGAATTATTCCTAAAAGCAGGTCGTCAAATTGTTGAGCTTTGCAAACGCTATTATGAACAAGATGATGAAAGTATACTGCCACGTTCAATCGGTACATTTGAAGCCTTTGAAAATGCCATGAGTTTAGATATTGCGATGGGTGGTTCAAGTAATACCGTTTTACACTTATTAGCGGCTGCTCAAGAAGCTGGCGTAGATTTCCAAATGGCTGATATCGATCGCTTATCCCGTGTTGTCCCTTGCTTAAGCAAAATTGCACCAAATACTAATAAATACCACATGGAAGATGTACACCGTGCAGGTGGCATTATGGGCTTATTGGGTGAATTAGATCGTGCGGGTTTAATCCATCGCAACACCAAAACCGTGCTAGGAACAACACTAGAAGAACAATTAAATCAATATGATATCATTCGTAACAAAGACGAAGAATTACACAAATTCTTCCGTGCAGGCCCTGCAGGCATCCGCACAACTCAAGCATTCTCACAAGATTGTCGCTGGGATACCGTCGATAATGATCGTGTAAACGGTTGTATTCGCAATAAAGAAAATGCGATCTCGCAAGAAGGTGGCTTAGCCGTATTATTCGGTAATCTCGCGGAAGATGGATGTATCGTTAAAACCGCGGGCGTAGATGAATCTATTTGGAAATTCACTGGCACTGCAATCGTATTTGAAAGCCAAGAAGATGCGGTTGCAGGCATTTTAGGTGGCAAAGTCAAAGAAGGTCATGTTGTTGTTATCCGTTACGAAGGCCCTAAAGGCGGACCTGGTATGCAAGAAATGTTATACCCAACCAGTTACTTAAAATCGATGGGCTTGGGCAAAAAATGCGCTTTATTAACGGATGGCCGTTTCTCTGGTGGTACATCAGGCTTGTCTATTGGACACGCATCACCAGAAGCTGCTTCTGGCGGTGCAATAGGCTTAGTACGCGATGGCGATATTATCAACATTGATATTCCAAACCGTGCAATTAACTTAGAAATCAGTAATGAAGAACTCGCAGCACGCAGAGCTGAACAAGATCAAAAAGGTTGGCAGCCTGCTAACCGTGAACGTGAAGTATCTTTCGCATTGAAAGTATTCGGTCACTTTGCAACCTCTGCAGACAAAGGTGCGGTACGCGATAAAACATTATTAAAATAA